From Gloeocapsopsis sp. IPPAS B-1203, a single genomic window includes:
- a CDS encoding DUF4278 domain-containing protein, whose product MKFKYRGINYESCTPATEMIEGEAGGQYRGVSWKHHYPRHIPTPQPVVGLKYRGVSYSSGHPIDVEASVLRRQYEDKTVAKSTPQQESITSNRQKALMQLNHTHIANIRQNLEYRLQVARAKGDQKLVQMLEIEASQLIARN is encoded by the coding sequence ATGAAATTCAAGTATAGAGGCATTAACTATGAATCATGTACACCTGCTACTGAGATGATAGAAGGTGAAGCGGGCGGACAATATCGAGGTGTAAGTTGGAAACATCATTATCCAAGACATATTCCTACACCTCAACCTGTAGTTGGACTAAAGTATCGTGGAGTTAGCTACTCCTCTGGACATCCAATAGATGTGGAAGCAAGTGTCTTACGCCGACAGTACGAAGATAAAACAGTAGCTAAGTCAACACCACAGCAAGAATCAATAACGAGCAATCGCCAAAAAGCTTTAATGCAGTTAAATCACACTCATATTGCTAATATTCGTCAAAATTTGGAATATCGGCTGCAAGTAGCACGAGCCAAAGGCGACCAAAAACTGGTTCAAATGTTAGAAATAGAAGCAAGTCAGCTTATTGCACGCAACTAG
- a CDS encoding HAD-IA family hydrolase — MQKPKIIFLDAVGTLFGVKGSVGQAYSEVAQKFGIYISAKTLNQAFLQSFQAAPPPVFPEMEPDEIAACEFHWWKTVVQQTFQQVGVLNQFTDFSAFFTELYRYFATADPWYVYPDVAPALERWQQMEVELGIISNFDSRLYLVLAELDLEKFFTSITISTEAGAAKPNQEIFMTALAKHNCSPELAWHIGDSWNEDYHGATAAGIKAFIIDRST, encoded by the coding sequence ATGCAAAAACCAAAGATCATTTTTCTTGATGCAGTTGGTACGCTTTTCGGAGTTAAAGGTAGCGTTGGTCAAGCCTATAGTGAGGTAGCACAAAAATTTGGAATCTACATCTCAGCTAAAACATTAAATCAAGCGTTTCTACAAAGTTTTCAAGCAGCTCCACCACCAGTCTTTCCAGAAATGGAACCAGATGAGATCGCAGCGTGTGAGTTTCATTGGTGGAAAACAGTTGTACAGCAAACTTTTCAGCAGGTGGGCGTTCTTAATCAATTTACTGATTTCTCTGCTTTCTTCACAGAATTGTATCGGTATTTTGCAACTGCTGATCCTTGGTATGTGTATCCTGACGTTGCTCCTGCCTTGGAACGTTGGCAACAGATGGAAGTTGAGCTAGGAATAATATCAAATTTTGATTCTCGACTCTACTTAGTTCTAGCAGAACTTGATCTAGAAAAGTTCTTTACTTCTATCACTATTTCTACTGAAGCAGGCGCAGCGAAGCCCAATCAGGAAATTTTTATGACAGCACTCGCGAAACATAACTGCAGTCCTGAGTTAGCCTGGCACATTGGTGATAGTTGGAATGAGGACTATCACGGAGCAACAGCAGCTGGAATTAAAGCATTTATCATTGACCGTAGCACGTAG
- a CDS encoding NAD(P)/FAD-dependent oxidoreductase: MTQQPARICILGGGFGGLYTALRLSQLPWKSQKPEIVLVDQSDRFLFSPLLYELLTGELQTWEIAPPFSEIFAGTGIRFYQGTVTGINIDEQRVHLQEGSEIPYDRLVLALGGETPLDMVPGATSYAFPFRTIDDAYHLEARLRLLEESPVDKIRVAIVGGGYCGVELACKLADRLQNRARIRLIEMTDQVLRTSPEYNRIAASNALDARGIWIDLETKVQEIEPQAIALEYKNQVDTIPVDIVIWTVGTRVSPVVRSLALKQQHGKLTTTSTLQVVDHPEIFALGDLADCRDAEGQQVPSTAQAAFQQADYVGWNVWASLTERPLLPFRYQHLGEMMTLGTDNATFTGLGIKLDGPLAYVARRLAYLYRMPTLGHKLKVGINWITSPFTELAE; the protein is encoded by the coding sequence ATGACCCAGCAACCTGCACGCATTTGTATTCTCGGTGGTGGTTTTGGTGGTCTTTATACTGCCTTAAGATTGTCACAATTACCGTGGAAGTCACAAAAACCAGAAATTGTGCTTGTCGATCAAAGCGATCGCTTTTTATTCTCACCATTACTTTACGAACTTCTGACAGGTGAACTACAAACTTGGGAAATAGCACCACCATTCTCAGAAATATTCGCTGGCACAGGTATACGTTTTTATCAAGGAACTGTTACAGGTATTAATATTGACGAACAGCGAGTTCATTTACAAGAAGGTTCAGAAATTCCCTACGATCGCTTAGTTCTTGCATTAGGTGGCGAAACTCCACTCGATATGGTTCCTGGAGCAACATCATATGCTTTTCCTTTCCGGACAATTGATGATGCGTATCACCTAGAAGCGCGACTGCGACTGCTTGAAGAGTCCCCTGTTGACAAAATCCGCGTAGCAATCGTAGGAGGAGGTTACTGTGGCGTCGAGTTGGCGTGTAAATTGGCAGATCGCTTGCAAAATCGCGCCCGCATTCGTTTGATCGAAATGACGGATCAGGTCTTGCGGACATCACCAGAATACAATCGCATTGCTGCTAGTAATGCTTTGGATGCGCGGGGAATTTGGATTGATTTGGAAACGAAAGTCCAAGAAATTGAACCACAGGCGATCGCACTCGAATACAAAAATCAAGTTGATACAATTCCTGTAGATATCGTCATTTGGACAGTAGGAACGCGGGTTTCACCTGTTGTGCGATCGCTTGCTCTCAAGCAACAGCACGGTAAATTAACAACAACATCCACTTTACAAGTTGTAGACCATCCCGAAATTTTTGCTCTAGGGGATTTAGCTGACTGTCGTGACGCAGAAGGGCAACAAGTACCCTCAACTGCTCAAGCTGCATTTCAACAAGCAGATTATGTAGGCTGGAACGTCTGGGCTTCATTAACAGAACGTCCTTTACTTCCCTTCCGTTATCAACATTTAGGTGAAATGATGACGTTGGGAACAGACAACGCTACTTTTACAGGTTTAGGAATTAAGCTTGATGGTCCGTTAGCTTATGTAGCACGTCGCTTGGCGTATCTTTATCGTATGCCTACACTAGGTCACAAACTCAAAGTCGGGATTAATTGGATCACTAGCCCGTTTACTGAACTAGCTGAATAG